A region from the Triticum aestivum cultivar Chinese Spring chromosome 3D, IWGSC CS RefSeq v2.1, whole genome shotgun sequence genome encodes:
- the LOC123079530 gene encoding non-specific lipid transfer protein GPI-anchored 2, with product MATLRRCSGLLLAAVALALAAGMAAAQGPAGAPAPAAGISSECMTAVLNMSDCLPYVESGSKTRHPDKACCPELDGLLQSNPVCLCQLLAGGADSYGISVDYKRAMALPGVCRLNAPPLSACAAFGVPVGPSSAPLTGVPSPSATGPLMPENPPSATPSKSKSHAPGRLNGRGLVALAALPLAITAAAMF from the exons ATGGCGACTCTGCGGCGGTGCTCCGGGCTGTTGCTCGCGGCGGTGGCGCTGGCGCTGGCGGcggggatggcggcggcgcaggggccggccggcgcgccggcgccggcggccgggatcagCTCGGAGTGCATGACCGCGGTGCTCAACATGTCCGACTGCCTGCCGTACGTGGAGAGCGGGAGCAAGACGCGGCACCCGGACAAGGCCTGCTGCCCGGAGCTGGACGGCCTGCTGCAGTCCAACCCCGTCTGCCTCTGCCAGCTGCTCGCCGGCGGCGCCGACTCCTACGGAATCAGCGTCGACTACAAGCGCGCCATGGCGCTGCCCGGCGTCTGCCGCCTCAACGCGCCGCCCCTCAGCGCCTGCGCAG CTTTTGGAGTCCCCGTGGGGCCTTCTTCGGCGCCATTAACAGGAGTGCCCTCTCCATCCGCTACAGGACCACTGATGCCTG AGAACCCGCCATCCGCAACGCCGTCCAAGTCGAAGTCCCACGCCCCGGGCCGCCTCAACGGCCGCGGCCTCGTCGCCCTCGCCGCGCTGCCGCTGGCGATCACGGCCGCCGCCATGTTCTAG